A stretch of Gymnodinialimonas phycosphaerae DNA encodes these proteins:
- the acdA gene encoding 3-sulfinopropanoyl-CoA desulfinase — protein sequence MTDPLLAAAKDLAPTFASRAAHWDRSRSYCWSNITDLVDAGLMGMSIPKAYGGQGASFLDVAMVVEEIAKACTLTARVVVEANMGGISAVMAYGTEEQKAFCAPIVLAGDKPAICITEPEAGSAATQMQTTAQKRGKTYVLNGRKHWITGGGVSKLHLIFAQVLAEDGTPQGIGGFIVHVDHAAPPKGFTVVRREHTMGLCGMPEAELAFDDLEIDAKWLLTPPSGLKRGFADLMTAYNSQRVGAGTIALGVAAGALEHAKRYLLERQQFGRPLAEFQGLQWMVADMDTQVHAARLMLHDAARCDGTFPDMIKAARAKLFASEMGIKVVNDALQMFGARGYGDQEPLERMYRDVRMFTIGGGTAQILRTQIAGAALGIKVPQTRDGYGTPSQQIAAE from the coding sequence ATGACAGACCCGCTGCTTGCCGCCGCCAAAGACCTTGCCCCCACCTTCGCCAGCCGCGCTGCCCATTGGGACCGCTCGCGCAGCTATTGCTGGAGCAATATCACGGACCTTGTGGACGCAGGCCTGATGGGCATGTCGATCCCGAAAGCCTACGGCGGCCAAGGTGCCAGCTTTCTGGACGTCGCCATGGTGGTGGAGGAAATCGCCAAGGCCTGCACCCTGACCGCGCGGGTGGTGGTAGAGGCCAACATGGGCGGCATAAGCGCCGTAATGGCCTATGGCACCGAAGAGCAGAAAGCCTTCTGTGCCCCGATCGTTCTGGCTGGCGACAAGCCCGCCATCTGCATCACCGAGCCCGAGGCCGGATCTGCCGCGACCCAGATGCAGACCACCGCCCAGAAACGCGGCAAGACCTACGTTCTGAACGGGCGCAAGCACTGGATCACCGGGGGCGGCGTGTCCAAACTGCACCTGATCTTCGCGCAGGTGCTGGCCGAGGATGGCACCCCCCAAGGCATCGGCGGCTTCATTGTTCACGTGGACCACGCCGCGCCGCCCAAGGGCTTCACCGTCGTGAGACGAGAGCACACCATGGGCCTTTGTGGCATGCCCGAAGCCGAACTGGCCTTCGACGATCTGGAAATCGACGCCAAGTGGCTGCTTACGCCCCCTTCCGGCCTCAAGCGGGGCTTTGCCGATCTGATGACGGCCTATAACTCGCAACGTGTAGGCGCAGGCACCATCGCGCTCGGCGTCGCCGCAGGGGCGCTGGAGCACGCCAAGCGCTACCTGCTGGAGCGTCAGCAATTCGGCCGCCCGCTGGCCGAGTTCCAGGGCCTGCAATGGATGGTCGCCGACATGGACACGCAGGTCCACGCCGCTCGCCTGATGCTGCACGATGCCGCCCGCTGTGACGGGACCTTTCCCGACATGATCAAGGCCGCCCGCGCCAAGCTGTTCGCCTCCGAAATGGGCATAAAGGTCGTCAACGACGCCCTGCAAATGTTCGGTGCGCGCGGTTATGGCGATCAAGAGCCGCTGGAGCGGATGTACCGCGACGTGCGCATGTTCACCATCGGTGGCGGCACGGCGCAGATCCTGCGCACGCAGATCGCGGGCGCGGCCCTTGGCATCAAGGTGCCCCAGACCCGTGACGGCTACGGCACGCCTTCGCAGCAAATCGCGGCGGAATAG
- a CDS encoding ABC transporter ATP-binding protein, with the protein MTSDGSQAFVSFDRVQKSYDGEILVVKDLNLHIGRGEFLTMLGPSGSGKTTCLMMLAGFETATHGEITLDGKPINNIPPHKRGIGMVFQNYALFPHMTVGENLSFPLEVRGMAKSEREGKIKRALDMVQMGDFINRRPAQLSGGQQQRIALSRALVFEPELVLMDEPLGALDKQLRETLQFEITNLAHELGITTVYVTHDQTEALTMSDRVAVFDDGRIQQLAAPDTLYEQPQNSFVAQFIGENNTLQGTVSKMADDMCEVTLTDGSIIDALPVNVSQVGEKTQVSIRPERVEMDSSRLTPGAHTLKAEVLEFVYMGDIYRTRLRVAGIDDFIIKTRNAPDQRRLKPGERIEIGWRPQDCRALDA; encoded by the coding sequence TTGACCTCAGACGGATCTCAAGCGTTCGTATCATTCGATCGCGTCCAGAAAAGCTATGACGGCGAGATTCTCGTCGTCAAGGATCTCAACCTGCACATTGGTCGTGGCGAGTTCCTGACCATGCTTGGGCCCTCGGGCTCAGGCAAGACGACGTGCCTGATGATGCTGGCCGGGTTCGAAACCGCCACCCACGGCGAAATCACGCTGGACGGCAAGCCGATCAACAACATCCCGCCCCACAAGCGCGGCATCGGCATGGTTTTCCAGAACTACGCTTTGTTCCCGCACATGACGGTGGGGGAGAACCTGTCGTTCCCGCTGGAAGTGCGCGGCATGGCCAAGTCTGAGCGTGAGGGCAAGATCAAGCGCGCGCTCGACATGGTGCAGATGGGCGATTTCATCAATCGCCGTCCCGCGCAGCTTTCGGGCGGTCAGCAGCAGCGTATCGCACTGAGCCGGGCCTTGGTGTTCGAGCCGGAGCTGGTGCTGATGGACGAACCGCTTGGCGCGCTCGACAAGCAGCTGCGCGAAACGTTGCAGTTCGAGATCACCAATCTGGCCCATGAGTTGGGGATTACGACGGTCTACGTGACCCACGACCAGACCGAAGCGCTGACCATGAGCGACCGCGTTGCGGTCTTTGACGATGGCCGCATCCAGCAGTTGGCCGCGCCTGATACACTTTATGAGCAGCCGCAAAACAGCTTCGTGGCGCAGTTCATTGGTGAAAATAACACGCTGCAAGGCACCGTTTCCAAGATGGCGGACGACATGTGCGAAGTGACGCTGACCGATGGCTCCATCATTGATGCGCTGCCGGTCAATGTCAGTCAGGTGGGTGAGAAGACGCAAGTCTCCATCCGGCCCGAGCGGGTCGAGATGGACTCCAGCCGTCTGACACCTGGCGCCCATACGTTGAAGGCCGAAGTGTTGGAGTTCGTCTACATGGGCGACATCTATCGAACCCGTCTGCGGGTTGCCGGGATCGATGACTTCATCATCAAGACACGAAATGCCCCCGATCAGCGCAGGCTGAAACCGGGGGAGCGCATCGAGATTGGTTGGCGTCCACAGGATTGCCGCGCACTTGATGCATAA
- a CDS encoding ferritin-like protein, with protein sequence MMTSDPTSVPAQTLQAIKAMTQAEAVAELKTVLRAAIKLEMATIPIYLYTYYSVCRKPGRKDPATEPTQPVPPSEAFPLAGSLYGNQAGAVIMSVAVEEMLHMSLAMNLLTSMLDAGETLPQIYDGLTFGNTGGIVLPALSTLTPQTGRTPGGLPVETITGNALEIPLAKLSLEQLHHFMRIEYPGKKDSVSVVVDPLAPDWATIGEVYDYAKALIQFGNSGASMDDAVFQKTGATQIGSDNYSASSIDTLSSGNKWFTFDNPPVVGTDAPPAQVAVSTVAQFENDDNHDHEGDDALFRIASANDAISAINTICEQGEGADFTDFVERDDLEESHYYKFWSLCAQLDGYPAQMQTPPQVAGLPAPATIAPQIIDLGARFVYDFPTNPKASDYHTAARSVVDVANGLFQYMLIMSETTLLVPTAQQKLYFNKTMHQSMIWVMDKFYQDLRHVQDRGRAIVPTFENPFPTGTTRENAFAQLQALVVTCKAKANTLHGYKAFGWNLDDIAALPDVSPFWRGDTGVVPSPLPAFLIVPDVPAVTPDENNAGPALPETPIGAAHPTYQGTQKFPATPPEDAQLDHAAGAGNWVRHACMGLNSCKNQGRTLNNDCAGQGWCATSLGYNPSNPAAPLVSDHTCHVKNDCQGQGGCGLYGTQDELNVPGGNACQTTGSCATPINAERFITEGDNRKKSVWKQARAHFNGAVWPTLPASGGGTVPPPADGQNYPADTALFAHGPTIEWIANASGEGMTACGSSGMSGAGSCA encoded by the coding sequence ATGATGACGTCTGATCCCACATCCGTGCCCGCGCAAACGTTGCAAGCGATCAAGGCCATGACCCAGGCCGAGGCGGTGGCCGAGTTGAAGACGGTGTTGCGCGCCGCGATCAAGCTGGAGATGGCGACGATCCCGATCTACCTCTACACCTACTATTCCGTGTGTCGGAAGCCGGGGCGCAAGGATCCGGCGACCGAGCCGACCCAGCCCGTGCCGCCGTCCGAGGCCTTCCCGCTGGCTGGGTCGCTTTACGGCAACCAGGCGGGTGCGGTGATCATGAGCGTCGCCGTCGAAGAGATGCTGCATATGTCGCTGGCAATGAACCTGCTGACCTCCATGCTCGATGCCGGAGAGACCCTGCCGCAGATCTACGACGGGCTGACCTTCGGCAATACCGGCGGGATTGTCCTGCCCGCGCTGAGCACGTTGACGCCGCAGACCGGGCGCACCCCGGGCGGGCTGCCTGTGGAGACGATCACGGGCAACGCGCTGGAGATCCCCCTGGCGAAGCTGAGCCTTGAGCAATTGCATCATTTCATGCGGATCGAGTATCCGGGCAAGAAGGATTCCGTATCCGTTGTGGTGGACCCCCTGGCCCCTGATTGGGCCACCATCGGAGAGGTCTACGACTACGCCAAAGCCCTGATCCAATTCGGCAACAGCGGCGCATCGATGGACGATGCCGTGTTCCAGAAGACCGGCGCCACCCAGATCGGCAGCGACAATTACTCGGCCAGTAGCATCGATACGCTGTCGTCGGGAAACAAGTGGTTCACCTTCGACAATCCGCCCGTTGTGGGCACCGACGCGCCGCCTGCACAGGTCGCGGTTTCGACCGTGGCGCAGTTCGAGAATGACGACAATCACGACCATGAAGGCGATGATGCGTTGTTCAGGATTGCCAGCGCTAATGACGCGATCTCGGCCATCAACACCATTTGCGAGCAAGGGGAGGGAGCCGATTTCACCGACTTTGTCGAGCGCGACGATCTGGAGGAGTCGCACTACTACAAGTTCTGGTCGCTTTGCGCGCAGCTTGACGGCTACCCGGCCCAGATGCAGACGCCACCGCAAGTCGCAGGTCTGCCCGCACCTGCCACGATTGCGCCGCAGATCATCGATCTGGGGGCTCGGTTCGTCTATGACTTCCCCACCAATCCCAAGGCCAGCGATTATCACACCGCCGCCCGGTCCGTCGTCGATGTGGCCAATGGGCTGTTCCAATACATGCTGATCATGTCCGAGACGACGCTGCTGGTGCCAACGGCGCAGCAGAAGCTTTATTTCAACAAGACGATGCACCAGTCGATGATCTGGGTGATGGACAAGTTCTATCAGGATCTGCGGCACGTGCAGGATCGCGGCCGCGCAATCGTGCCGACGTTCGAGAACCCATTCCCGACCGGCACGACGCGCGAAAACGCCTTTGCCCAATTGCAGGCGCTGGTGGTTACGTGCAAGGCCAAGGCTAATACCCTGCATGGGTACAAGGCGTTTGGCTGGAACCTTGATGACATCGCGGCTTTGCCCGATGTGTCACCGTTCTGGAGGGGCGACACCGGGGTGGTGCCATCCCCGCTGCCTGCGTTCCTCATTGTGCCTGATGTGCCCGCCGTCACCCCTGATGAAAATAATGCAGGCCCCGCGCTGCCCGAGACGCCCATCGGTGCGGCCCATCCGACCTATCAGGGAACGCAGAAGTTCCCCGCCACACCCCCAGAAGATGCGCAGCTTGACCATGCCGCGGGCGCGGGCAATTGGGTGCGTCATGCCTGCATGGGCTTGAATTCGTGCAAGAACCAGGGCCGGACGCTGAACAATGATTGCGCGGGACAGGGGTGGTGCGCGACCTCGTTGGGGTACAATCCGTCGAACCCGGCCGCACCGCTGGTATCGGACCACACCTGCCACGTGAAAAACGACTGCCAGGGGCAGGGCGGCTGCGGGCTATATGGCACGCAGGACGAGTTGAATGTGCCCGGCGGCAATGCCTGTCAAACGACGGGGTCCTGCGCCACACCAATCAACGCGGAACGCTTCATTACCGAGGGGGATAACCGCAAGAAGAGCGTGTGGAAACAGGCGCGCGCGCATTTCAACGGCGCGGTCTGGCCGACGCTTCCGGCCTCGGGCGGCGGGACGGTGCCGCCGCCTGCGGATGGGCAGAATTACCCGGCAGATACCGCGCTTTTCGCCCATGGTCCCACCATCGAATGGATCGCCAACGCCAGCGGCGAAGGGATGACCGCCTGCGGGTCCAGCGGCATGAGCGGCGCGGGAAGCTGCGCTTGA
- a CDS encoding DUF1330 domain-containing protein, with protein sequence MPKGYIIGHITVNDPEAYKEYIERDTPILLGHGARPIVRGGKAEVLEGETFQRHVVFEFDSYDAALAAYNDPEYQEVAEIRRRTADSVILVVEGV encoded by the coding sequence ATGCCCAAAGGCTACATCATCGGCCATATCACGGTGAACGACCCCGAGGCCTACAAGGAATACATCGAGCGTGACACGCCGATCCTGCTTGGCCACGGCGCGCGTCCGATTGTCCGGGGTGGCAAAGCCGAAGTGCTGGAAGGCGAGACGTTTCAGCGCCATGTCGTCTTTGAATTCGACAGCTACGATGCGGCACTCGCCGCCTACAATGATCCCGAATATCAAGAAGTTGCCGAGATCCGCCGCCGCACCGCCGATAGCGTGATCCTTGTCGTGGAGGGCGTGTAG
- a CDS encoding DUF692 domain-containing protein, protein MDAAAQVSALPKLGLGLGLRNEHFNHILDTRPDVDWFEAISENFMDSGGRPGWVIRQIAEHYPMVLHGVSMSIGSTDPLNESYLSKLKVLADDVQARWVSDHLCWTGVLSINSHDLLPLPLNQETLDHVVARVHHVQDVLGRPLVLENPSTYAAFQNSDIPEPQFLRALSDATGCGLLLDVNNVYVSCFNDGTDPLDYLEEIPFDRVVQMHLAGHTHCGDYLLDTHDKPVTRGVWELFRLAWRRTGGASTLLEWDGDVPAFEDLHAEVLKARAFMAGEVEALHLYAEDPAVGPARVSNPVDHIVSSVCGHSKLDA, encoded by the coding sequence GTGGATGCCGCAGCCCAGGTCAGCGCCCTGCCCAAGCTGGGTTTGGGCTTGGGCCTGCGCAATGAGCACTTCAACCACATTCTGGATACCCGTCCCGATGTGGATTGGTTCGAGGCGATTTCCGAGAATTTCATGGACTCCGGCGGTCGCCCCGGCTGGGTAATCCGCCAGATCGCCGAGCACTATCCCATGGTCCTGCACGGGGTGTCGATGTCCATTGGCAGCACCGATCCGCTGAACGAAAGCTATCTGTCCAAGCTGAAGGTCCTGGCCGATGACGTGCAGGCGCGGTGGGTCAGCGATCATCTGTGTTGGACTGGCGTGCTTAGCATCAACAGCCACGACCTGCTGCCGCTGCCCTTGAACCAGGAGACCTTGGACCACGTGGTCGCGCGGGTGCATCATGTGCAAGACGTGTTGGGCAGGCCTTTGGTTCTGGAGAATCCGTCGACGTATGCGGCGTTCCAGAACTCCGATATCCCCGAGCCGCAGTTCCTGCGGGCGCTGTCGGATGCCACGGGCTGCGGGCTGCTGCTGGATGTGAACAACGTCTATGTCTCGTGCTTCAACGACGGCACGGACCCGCTTGATTACCTTGAAGAAATCCCGTTCGACCGCGTGGTGCAGATGCATCTGGCAGGCCACACCCATTGCGGGGACTACCTGCTGGACACCCACGACAAGCCCGTGACCCGAGGCGTGTGGGAGCTGTTTCGACTGGCCTGGCGGCGCACGGGCGGGGCCTCGACCCTGTTGGAATGGGACGGCGACGTGCCCGCTTTCGAAGACCTGCACGCCGAGGTGCTGAAGGCGCGCGCCTTCATGGCAGGCGAGGTGGAGGCCCTGCATCTTTATGCAGAAGATCCGGCGGTCGGCCCTGCGCGGGTGTCCAACCCGGTGGATCACATCGTCTCTTCCGTGTGCGGCCACTCAAAGTTGGACGCATGA
- a CDS encoding ABC transporter ATP-binding protein: MPASSTPEARNDLDHSAKPRRLLRRLWREHVARFWPIIAVAVVLMSVEGAAIGAFAWLVQPLFDTLFSAGSMEGVTWVALTVGGLFAIRATAGFLQRVLMVGVGLKVITQIQTRLVQHFLTLDMSFFQSNAPGALIERVRGDTAALQSLSSSVLVSLGRDSVTLISLLVVMLWTDWQWTLFALVGLPVLILPLLAVQAFIRRTAIAARAAAARLSTRLDELFHGVQTIKLNRLEGHEATRFRDEIRHFLRPSIKAQIGVAANPAMIDIIAAAGFVAVLYFGGQDIIAGDKTVGEFMSFFTALGLLFEPLRRLSSIAGQVQAAGASLERIYAVFETKPTILPPAAPRPLTPGDITFEDVHFAYGDAPVLHGLSFTAKAGETTALVGASGAGKTTVFAALTRLFDPQSGVIRIGDVAVGEADITALRDTIAVVGQETALFDETIAANIRMGDLNAPDAAVLDAARNASVLEFTEGLPQGVETAVGPRGSNLSGGQRQRVAIARAMLKSAPILLLDEPTSALDAQSEKLVGAALDRLAKGRTTLVIAHRLATIRAAHKIVVLEAGRVIEEGTHDALLAKGGAYARLYEMQISGQT; the protein is encoded by the coding sequence GTGCCTGCCTCGTCCACGCCCGAAGCCCGCAACGATCTGGACCACTCTGCCAAGCCGCGCCGCCTGCTGCGTCGGCTCTGGCGCGAACATGTCGCCCGGTTCTGGCCCATCATCGCAGTGGCCGTCGTGTTGATGAGCGTCGAGGGTGCCGCGATCGGGGCCTTCGCATGGTTGGTGCAACCGCTTTTCGATACGCTGTTCAGCGCAGGCTCGATGGAAGGGGTCACGTGGGTGGCGCTGACCGTTGGCGGGCTATTCGCGATCCGCGCCACGGCGGGGTTCTTGCAGCGCGTCCTGATGGTCGGCGTCGGCCTGAAGGTGATCACCCAGATCCAGACCCGGCTGGTGCAACATTTCCTCACCCTCGACATGAGCTTTTTCCAAAGCAACGCCCCCGGCGCCTTGATCGAGAGGGTGCGCGGCGACACCGCCGCCCTGCAATCGCTGTCGTCCTCGGTGCTGGTGTCGCTGGGGCGCGATAGCGTCACGCTGATCTCCTTGTTGGTCGTGATGCTCTGGACGGACTGGCAATGGACGCTTTTCGCGCTTGTCGGTCTGCCCGTTCTGATCCTGCCACTGCTGGCGGTGCAGGCCTTCATCCGTCGCACCGCCATCGCCGCCCGCGCGGCCGCCGCGCGGCTCTCGACCCGCCTGGATGAGCTTTTTCACGGCGTCCAGACAATCAAGCTCAACCGTCTTGAGGGCCATGAAGCCACCCGTTTCCGCGATGAAATCCGCCACTTTCTGCGGCCGTCGATCAAGGCGCAGATCGGTGTCGCCGCAAACCCCGCCATGATCGATATCATCGCCGCAGCGGGCTTTGTGGCCGTCCTCTATTTCGGGGGCCAGGACATTATCGCCGGCGACAAGACGGTGGGTGAGTTCATGTCTTTCTTCACCGCGTTGGGCCTGTTGTTCGAACCGCTGCGCCGTCTGTCCTCCATTGCGGGACAGGTGCAAGCGGCGGGTGCATCCCTGGAGCGGATCTACGCGGTGTTTGAGACCAAGCCCACAATCCTGCCCCCCGCAGCCCCCCGCCCGCTAACCCCCGGCGACATCACCTTCGAAGACGTCCACTTCGCCTATGGCGATGCGCCGGTGCTTCACGGTCTGTCCTTCACAGCCAAGGCCGGTGAAACCACGGCCCTTGTCGGCGCATCCGGGGCGGGCAAGACCACCGTTTTCGCCGCCCTCACGCGCCTTTTCGACCCACAATCAGGTGTCATCCGCATTGGGGACGTCGCGGTCGGCGAGGCGGACATCACGGCCCTTCGCGACACGATTGCCGTCGTCGGGCAGGAAACCGCCCTGTTTGACGAGACCATCGCCGCCAACATCCGCATGGGCGACCTGAACGCGCCGGATGCCGCCGTGCTGGATGCCGCGCGCAATGCCTCCGTGCTGGAATTCACCGAAGGCCTGCCCCAAGGGGTCGAAACGGCCGTGGGCCCGCGCGGATCGAACCTGTCCGGCGGGCAACGTCAGCGCGTCGCCATCGCGCGCGCCATGTTGAAAAGTGCGCCGATCCTGCTGTTGGACGAGCCGACCTCGGCGCTTGATGCCCAGTCCGAAAAGCTGGTGGGCGCGGCCCTTGATCGCCTGGCCAAGGGGCGCACCACGCTGGTGATCGCCCACCGCCTGGCCACCATCCGCGCGGCCCACAAAATCGTTGTGTTGGAGGCGGGCCGCGTGATCGAGGAAGGCACCCACGACGCGCTTCTGGCCAAGGGCGGCGCATATGCGCGCCTCTACGAAATGCAGATCAGCGGCCAGACCTAG
- a CDS encoding DNA-binding domain-containing protein: MTSLRDMQVWMQNALIDPQGVRTAEVAQHLVPSNRLSAGARLGIYQRSYITRLCACLAEQFPASRHALGAALFDQFARVYLAEAPSDSYTLYELGRRFPAFLEASRPDADAPEAWVDFMLDLARYERALFVLFDAPGHEGKHWPTVDTPDADLVLQPCFVIGAYRFPVAQYYHSVTDQAEPSLPPMVDSFVAIARYDYVTSSFPISRLHYGLLSAMQEVGRVGAALALLAQREGVPEDQVHAAWAGQIRARWIENRFFVSKDA, encoded by the coding sequence ATGACCTCGCTACGCGACATGCAGGTGTGGATGCAAAACGCCCTGATCGACCCGCAAGGTGTGCGGACGGCAGAGGTGGCGCAGCATTTGGTGCCGTCCAATCGCCTGTCGGCTGGGGCGCGTTTGGGGATCTACCAGCGCAGCTACATCACCCGGCTTTGCGCCTGTCTGGCCGAGCAGTTTCCCGCCTCGCGCCATGCCTTGGGCGCGGCGTTGTTTGATCAGTTCGCCCGTGTCTATTTGGCCGAAGCGCCGTCCGACAGTTACACGCTCTACGAATTGGGGCGTCGGTTTCCGGCCTTCCTGGAAGCCTCGCGGCCCGACGCGGACGCGCCGGAGGCATGGGTGGATTTCATGCTTGATCTGGCGCGGTACGAGCGGGCGTTGTTCGTGCTGTTCGATGCGCCGGGCCATGAGGGGAAGCACTGGCCAACCGTCGACACACCCGATGCGGACTTGGTGCTACAGCCCTGCTTTGTCATCGGGGCCTATCGGTTCCCGGTGGCGCAATACTACCACAGCGTGACCGATCAGGCAGAGCCGAGCCTGCCGCCGATGGTCGACAGCTTTGTCGCGATTGCGCGGTATGACTATGTGACGTCGTCTTTCCCGATCTCGCGGCTGCACTACGGACTGTTGAGCGCGATGCAGGAGGTGGGCCGCGTGGGCGCAGCCCTTGCGCTGCTGGCCCAAAGGGAGGGCGTGCCCGAAGATCAGGTGCACGCTGCCTGGGCCGGACAAATCCGCGCGCGCTGGATCGAGAACCGGTTTTTCGTGTCAAAGGACGCGTAG
- a CDS encoding ABC transporter substrate-binding protein, translated as MNLKSLMLLTTGASMAATGAMADGHMAGSMTLVSWGGAYQQSQINAYSDPYAAMNDGLEIIWDESSAEAVARLRAMNEAGNITWDLVDVVAADAIRLCDEGLAMEIDHDEMLAPAPDGTPASEDFGDLIVSDCFIPQIVYSTTVGYRTDVAEWNGATPSDICAIFDTETFPGQRSLERRPIGNLEWALMCDGVAMEDVYDVLETEEGVAQAFAMLDTIQDTTVWWNAGADTPQLLADGEVVMGSTYNGRLFSLIEEQDQPVAMLWDAQVFDLDGWIIPEGLPEDRLARTLDFVRFATDTQRLADQSRWISYGPARASSAPLVGTHADLGIEMAQHMPTDPANATRTFLFNYEWWADYRDDMDARFQAWLAQ; from the coding sequence ATGAATCTCAAGAGCCTTATGCTCCTGACAACTGGCGCCAGCATGGCCGCCACCGGCGCTATGGCCGACGGCCACATGGCCGGTTCCATGACCCTCGTGTCCTGGGGCGGCGCCTACCAGCAAAGCCAGATCAACGCCTATTCCGATCCCTATGCCGCCATGAACGATGGCCTGGAGATCATCTGGGATGAATCCTCTGCCGAGGCCGTGGCGCGTCTGCGTGCCATGAATGAGGCCGGTAACATCACCTGGGACCTCGTGGACGTTGTGGCCGCCGATGCCATCCGTCTTTGCGACGAAGGCCTGGCGATGGAAATCGACCATGACGAAATGCTGGCACCCGCGCCCGATGGCACGCCCGCGTCCGAAGACTTTGGCGACCTGATCGTGTCCGACTGCTTCATCCCGCAGATCGTGTATTCCACGACCGTGGGCTATCGCACGGACGTGGCAGAGTGGAATGGCGCAACGCCCTCCGACATCTGCGCGATTTTCGACACCGAGACCTTCCCGGGCCAGCGGTCGCTGGAGCGTCGCCCGATCGGCAACCTCGAATGGGCGCTGATGTGTGACGGCGTTGCGATGGAAGACGTCTATGACGTGCTGGAAACCGAAGAAGGCGTCGCGCAAGCCTTCGCCATGCTCGACACGATCCAGGACACCACCGTTTGGTGGAACGCCGGTGCCGATACGCCCCAGCTTCTGGCCGATGGCGAAGTCGTCATGGGGTCCACCTACAATGGTCGCCTGTTCTCGCTGATCGAAGAGCAGGACCAGCCCGTTGCGATGCTTTGGGACGCCCAGGTGTTCGACCTTGACGGTTGGATCATCCCCGAAGGCCTGCCCGAGGATCGCCTGGCCCGGACGCTCGACTTCGTGCGTTTCGCCACGGACACCCAGCGTCTGGCGGACCAGTCGCGCTGGATCTCCTACGGTCCGGCCCGTGCGTCTTCCGCACCGCTGGTCGGCACGCACGCCGACCTTGGCATCGAGATGGCGCAGCACATGCCGACCGATCCGGCCAACGCCACGCGGACGTTCCTGTTCAACTACGAGTGGTGGGCAGACTACCGCGATGACATGGACGCTCGTTTCCAGGCATGGTTGGCGCAGTAA
- a CDS encoding LysR family transcriptional regulator: protein MKTRALRTLVKIASEGSFVQSAEQLGITLSALSMQMKALEAELGVALFDRSHRPPRLTPLGAAVVAEARVLLAREDRLLELCRPSDALVGHFKLGFVTTAAVRLLPDFLRAAQEAAPLANFAVETGLSAVLQEKVLNGQIDAAVVTDADGLPPRLSSSVLRREPFVFAAHDDLMAGGLEGLMAHHTFFHFMPDTGIGKLIARAMLDQARPEGVRSIVLDDLEAIMECVAAGLGFTLLPVPDVERYLTRSVRTLPAPDGLERKLVLAVMRDGALASREAALRALFETP from the coding sequence ATGAAAACGCGCGCGCTAAGAACCCTTGTCAAAATCGCGTCTGAAGGGTCGTTCGTGCAATCGGCTGAACAACTGGGGATCACGCTGTCCGCGCTGTCGATGCAGATGAAAGCGCTGGAGGCAGAATTGGGCGTCGCGCTGTTTGACCGCAGCCACCGCCCGCCTCGGCTGACGCCCCTGGGCGCGGCTGTCGTGGCGGAGGCTCGCGTGTTGCTGGCCCGGGAGGACAGGCTGTTGGAGCTGTGTCGCCCCAGCGACGCCTTGGTGGGGCATTTCAAACTGGGCTTCGTGACAACGGCGGCGGTACGGCTGTTGCCGGATTTCCTGAGGGCTGCCCAAGAAGCGGCACCGCTGGCGAATTTCGCGGTTGAGACGGGCCTGTCGGCGGTGTTGCAAGAAAAGGTCCTGAATGGCCAGATTGATGCCGCTGTCGTCACGGACGCGGATGGCTTGCCGCCGCGATTGTCGTCCAGCGTGTTGCGACGCGAGCCCTTCGTCTTTGCCGCCCACGATGATCTGATGGCGGGCGGGTTGGAGGGGTTGATGGCGCATCACACGTTCTTCCACTTCATGCCGGACACGGGCATCGGCAAGCTGATCGCGCGGGCGATGCTGGATCAGGCGCGACCGGAAGGCGTGCGGTCCATCGTGCTGGATGATCTGGAGGCGATCATGGAATGCGTCGCGGCGGGGTTGGGGTTCACGCTGCTGCCGGTGCCGGATGTGGAGCGGTATCTGACGCGGAGCGTGCGCACGCTGCCCGCCCCCGACGGTTTGGAGCGCAAATTGGTGCTGGCTGTGATGCGTGACGGGGCGTTGGCCTCGCGCGAAGCGGCGTTGCGCGCGCTTTTCGAGACGCCCTAG